In Streptomyces alboniger, the following are encoded in one genomic region:
- the ccsB gene encoding c-type cytochrome biogenesis protein CcsB produces MNLATTLAAEPNEDLAHISNVLIYSAMAVYLLAFFAHMAEWLFGSRSKVARTAAALTPSKTAAAAPAVTTKAKGGTATLERPQVVTRSVTGARDVPDGPGAAAGDEKGDLYGRIAVSLTVLAFLLEFGGVLTRALSVQRAPWGNMYEFSITFSTVAVGVYLVLMALKKNIAWLGLPLVTTILLDLGLAVTVLYTSSDQLVPALHSYWLWIHVSTAIFCGAVFYVGFVATMLYLFRDSYEAKLQSGGRPGKFATSVLERLPAAASLDKFSYRLNAAIFPLWTFTIIAGAIWAGDAWGRYWGWDPKEVWSFITWVAYACYLHARATAGWKGRKAAYLALIAFGCWLFNYYGVNIFVTGKHSYAGV; encoded by the coding sequence GTGAATCTCGCCACCACCCTGGCCGCCGAACCGAATGAGGACCTCGCGCACATCAGCAATGTGCTGATCTACTCCGCGATGGCCGTCTACCTCCTGGCCTTCTTCGCACACATGGCGGAGTGGCTCTTCGGCAGCCGCAGCAAGGTCGCCCGCACCGCAGCCGCGCTCACCCCGAGCAAGACCGCGGCGGCGGCGCCCGCGGTGACCACCAAGGCCAAGGGCGGTACCGCCACCCTGGAGCGGCCCCAGGTCGTCACGCGGTCGGTCACCGGTGCGCGCGACGTGCCGGACGGGCCCGGCGCCGCGGCGGGCGACGAGAAGGGCGACCTGTACGGCCGTATCGCGGTCTCCCTCACCGTCCTCGCGTTCCTGCTGGAGTTCGGCGGTGTGCTCACCCGCGCCCTGTCGGTGCAGCGGGCGCCGTGGGGCAACATGTACGAGTTCAGCATCACCTTCTCCACGGTCGCCGTCGGCGTCTACCTGGTGCTGATGGCGCTGAAGAAGAACATCGCCTGGCTCGGCCTGCCCCTGGTGACGACGATCCTGCTCGACCTCGGTCTCGCCGTCACCGTCCTGTACACCTCCAGCGACCAGCTGGTCCCGGCCCTGCACTCGTACTGGCTGTGGATCCACGTCTCCACGGCGATCTTCTGCGGCGCGGTCTTCTACGTCGGCTTCGTCGCGACGATGCTCTACCTCTTCCGGGACAGCTACGAGGCGAAGCTCCAGAGCGGCGGGCGGCCCGGCAAGTTCGCCACGTCCGTGCTGGAGCGGCTGCCGGCCGCCGCCTCGCTCGACAAGTTCTCGTACCGCCTGAACGCGGCGATCTTCCCGCTGTGGACGTTCACGATCATCGCGGGCGCGATCTGGGCGGGCGACGCCTGGGGCCGCTACTGGGGCTGGGACCCCAAGGAGGTCTGGTCCTTCATCACCTGGGTCGCCTACGCCTGCTACCTGCACGCCCGCGCGACGGCCGGCTGGAAGGGCCGCAAGGCCGCCTACCTGGCCCTGATCGCCTTCGGCTGCTGGCTCTTCAACTACTACGGCGTGAACATCTTCGTCACCGGCAAGCACTCGTACGCCGGGGTCTGA
- a CDS encoding SRPBCC domain-containing protein, with amino-acid sequence MTATIGQGTGRAEGSTQHLHYELHLPHPVDKVWAAVATPGGLPGWLAAADVFEPRLGGAITLRWLNGAQDPEHSVHSGHITAWDPDVVAEYTIDLHGRCRFHLEPAAGDEGTTLRFTNEFDGDDALRLDCLAGWHDHFELLVEALQGRPEDWPTWTPDRWRELREGYAAAEAAPKD; translated from the coding sequence ATGACCGCGACGATCGGGCAGGGCACAGGACGGGCCGAGGGCTCCACCCAGCACCTGCACTACGAGCTGCACCTTCCCCACCCTGTGGACAAGGTCTGGGCGGCGGTGGCCACCCCCGGCGGTCTGCCGGGGTGGCTGGCCGCCGCCGACGTGTTCGAGCCCCGGCTCGGCGGCGCCATCACGCTGCGCTGGCTGAACGGCGCGCAGGACCCCGAGCACTCCGTGCACTCCGGGCACATCACGGCCTGGGACCCGGACGTCGTCGCCGAGTACACGATCGACCTGCACGGCCGGTGCCGCTTCCACCTCGAACCGGCGGCCGGAGACGAAGGCACCACGCTGCGCTTCACCAACGAGTTCGACGGCGACGACGCGCTGCGCCTCGACTGCCTCGCCGGCTGGCACGACCACTTCGAGCTGCTCGTCGAGGCGCTCCAAGGCCGCCCCGAGGACTGGCCGACGTGGACCCCGGACCGCTGGCGTGAGCTGCGCGAGGGGTACGCCGCCGCGGAGGCCGCACCTAAGGATTGA
- a CDS encoding isopenicillin N synthase family dioxygenase yields MSSASGTPRIPTVDLRPWLSGDPEARARTARTVDAALRTAGFLLVTGHGVDPGLRTAIRESARGFFLLPAEVKRPYAVKVGGRGWLGPGAEANSYAEGTAAPPDLKESLSFAADEPTGDAAVDAEWFAPNTWPGEVPGLRGLVETYLRQTRSLADRLLELLAVALGEDEDFFTRHTGHPTWGFNINWYPGRDTVGEPEPGQFRIGPHTDFGTVTVLDRQAGRGGLQVFTDEGGWQDAPFDPAALTVNIGDLMARWTGGRWQSGRHRVLPPPAEPPAEELMSLVYFYECDPGTDVRGIDSHTYLRKQLDAIAVEDGTGVNP; encoded by the coding sequence ATGAGCAGCGCATCGGGCACCCCCCGTATCCCCACCGTCGACCTGCGGCCGTGGCTGTCCGGCGACCCCGAGGCCCGTGCGCGGACGGCGCGCACCGTCGACGCGGCCCTGCGCACCGCCGGTTTCCTCCTGGTGACCGGGCACGGTGTCGACCCCGGCCTGCGTACGGCGATCAGGGAGTCGGCCCGCGGCTTCTTCCTGCTGCCCGCCGAGGTGAAGCGGCCCTACGCGGTGAAGGTCGGCGGGCGCGGCTGGCTCGGGCCCGGCGCGGAGGCCAACAGCTACGCGGAGGGCACGGCCGCTCCCCCGGACCTCAAGGAGTCGCTGTCCTTCGCCGCCGACGAGCCGACCGGGGACGCGGCGGTCGACGCCGAGTGGTTCGCGCCGAACACCTGGCCGGGCGAGGTCCCCGGGCTGCGGGGCCTCGTGGAGACGTACCTGCGGCAGACGCGGTCGCTCGCCGACCGCCTCCTCGAACTGCTCGCCGTCGCGCTCGGCGAGGACGAGGACTTCTTCACCCGTCACACCGGGCACCCGACCTGGGGCTTCAACATCAACTGGTATCCGGGGCGGGACACCGTGGGCGAGCCCGAGCCGGGCCAGTTCCGCATCGGCCCGCACACCGACTTCGGCACGGTGACGGTCCTCGACCGGCAGGCCGGCCGGGGCGGGCTCCAGGTGTTCACGGACGAGGGCGGCTGGCAGGACGCGCCGTTCGACCCGGCGGCGCTCACGGTCAACATCGGCGACCTGATGGCGCGCTGGACCGGCGGCCGCTGGCAGTCCGGCCGGCATCGCGTACTGCCGCCGCCCGCCGAACCGCCCGCCGAGGAGCTGATGTCCCTCGTGTACTTCTACGAGTGCGACCCGGGCACGGACGTCCGGGGCATCGACTCGCACACGTATCTGCGCAAGCAGCTCGACGCGATCGCGGTGGAGGACGGCACGGGGGTCAATCCTTAG
- a CDS encoding DMT family transporter, giving the protein MTSRNASENKGTAQLTAAMMLSGTLGVFVVESGASAFNVVFFRVLFGALALGAYAVARGYFRDHGLTPKRLGLAALGGLFIVFNWVFLFKAYEATSISLATVVYHTQPFFLVLLSALVLRERLTRSQLGWLAAAFAGLVLVSGVRPGDTGSLAGIGLALLAAVLYALSTLVTKRVTGVRPHLIALVQVLVGIPLLLPFTDFGAMRGTGTGWAWLVGLGVIHTGLMYVLMYAAYAKLPTPKIAVLAFTYPAVAMVADWAVYGRHIGLVQALGVPLIVLASLKVTLAPGTRSAPARAARPAPRTAGHAPEAASPTATRAASTT; this is encoded by the coding sequence ATGACCTCAAGGAACGCTTCCGAGAACAAGGGCACGGCCCAGCTCACCGCCGCCATGATGCTCTCCGGCACCCTCGGCGTCTTCGTCGTCGAGTCCGGCGCCAGCGCCTTCAACGTCGTCTTCTTCCGCGTCCTGTTCGGCGCCCTCGCCCTCGGCGCGTACGCCGTCGCCCGCGGCTACTTCCGCGACCACGGGCTCACGCCCAAGAGGCTCGGACTCGCCGCGCTCGGCGGCCTGTTCATCGTCTTCAACTGGGTGTTCCTCTTCAAGGCGTACGAGGCCACCTCGATCTCCCTGGCCACCGTCGTCTACCACACGCAGCCCTTCTTCCTGGTGCTGCTCAGCGCCCTCGTCCTGCGCGAGCGCCTGACCCGGTCCCAACTGGGCTGGCTGGCCGCCGCGTTCGCCGGCCTCGTGCTGGTCTCGGGGGTGCGCCCCGGCGACACCGGTTCCCTCGCGGGCATCGGGCTCGCGCTCCTCGCCGCCGTCCTCTACGCCCTCTCCACCCTCGTCACCAAGCGCGTCACGGGCGTACGCCCCCACCTGATCGCCCTGGTCCAGGTCCTGGTCGGCATCCCGCTGCTCCTGCCCTTCACCGACTTCGGCGCGATGCGCGGCACCGGCACCGGCTGGGCCTGGCTCGTCGGCCTCGGGGTGATCCACACCGGTCTGATGTACGTCCTGATGTACGCGGCGTACGCGAAGCTCCCCACGCCCAAGATCGCCGTACTCGCCTTCACCTACCCGGCGGTCGCGATGGTCGCCGACTGGGCGGTCTACGGCCGCCACATCGGGCTCGTCCAGGCGCTCGGCGTCCCGCTGATCGTCCTGGCGAGCCTCAAGGTGACCCTGGCGCCGGGGACGCGCTCTGCTCCCGCACGAGCCGCACGGCCTGCTCCACGAACAGCCGGACATGCACCGGAAGCCGCTTCCCCGACCGCCACGCGAGCTGCGTCCACAACGTGA
- a CDS encoding PLD nuclease N-terminal domain-containing protein, translating into MLRYLPFLLVLAVWIYAFIDVLNTPEKEVRHLPKVVWVIIVLLFGEVLLGPIAWFVTGKVRHAPGTGTARGRTGRTRWVAPDDNPEFLKSLRDEDKDPGEDKKDKGTDG; encoded by the coding sequence ATGCTCAGGTATCTGCCGTTCCTGCTGGTCCTGGCAGTGTGGATCTACGCCTTCATCGATGTCCTGAACACTCCCGAGAAGGAGGTCAGGCATCTGCCCAAGGTGGTGTGGGTCATCATCGTGCTGCTCTTCGGCGAGGTGCTGCTCGGCCCGATCGCCTGGTTCGTCACGGGCAAGGTGCGGCACGCGCCGGGCACCGGTACCGCGCGGGGACGTACGGGCCGCACGCGCTGGGTCGCGCCCGACGACAACCCCGAGTTCCTGAAGTCCCTCAGGGACGAGGACAAGGACCCGGGCGAGGACAAGAAGGACAAGGGCACCGACGGCTGA
- a CDS encoding menaquinone biosynthesis decarboxylase yields MAYDDLRSLLRALEREGDLKRIKAEVDPYLEVGEIVDRVQKAGGPALLFENVKGSAMPLAMNVYGTDRRLLKALGLKSYGEISEKIGGLLKPELPQGFVGVREAFGKLGAMTHVPPKKVKSESAPVQEVVLTGDDVDLEQLPALFTWPEDGGSFFNLGLTHTKDPDTGVRNLGLYRLQRHDRRTIGMHWQIHKDSRNHYQVAARRGEKLPVAIAFGCPPAVTYASTAPLPGDMDEYMLAGFIQGKRVEMVDCKTVPLQVPAHAEVVIEGWLEPGEMLPEGPFGDHTGFYTPQEPFPALKIDCVTMRRRPLLQSIVVGRPPTEDGPLGRATERFFLPLLKVIVPDIVDYHLPESGGFHNCAIVSIDKKYPKHAQKVMHAIWGAHMMSLTKLIVVVDKDCDVHDLHEVSWRALGNTDYARDLTVVEGPVDHLDHASYQQFWGGKAGIDATRKLPEEGYTRDGGWPEMVVSDPETASKVDRRWKEYGL; encoded by the coding sequence ATGGCTTACGACGATCTTCGCTCCCTGCTCCGTGCACTGGAGCGCGAGGGCGATCTCAAGCGCATCAAGGCCGAGGTCGACCCGTACCTGGAGGTCGGTGAGATCGTCGACCGGGTGCAGAAGGCCGGCGGCCCCGCGCTCCTCTTCGAGAACGTCAAGGGCTCCGCGATGCCCCTGGCGATGAACGTGTACGGGACGGACCGGCGCCTGCTGAAGGCGCTCGGCCTGAAGTCGTACGGCGAGATCAGCGAGAAGATCGGCGGTCTGCTCAAGCCGGAGCTGCCGCAGGGCTTCGTCGGCGTCCGCGAGGCGTTCGGGAAGCTCGGCGCGATGACGCACGTACCGCCGAAGAAGGTGAAGTCGGAGAGCGCCCCCGTCCAGGAGGTGGTCCTGACCGGCGACGACGTCGACCTGGAGCAGCTGCCCGCGCTCTTCACCTGGCCCGAGGACGGCGGCTCCTTCTTCAACCTCGGTCTGACCCACACCAAGGACCCCGACACCGGGGTGCGCAACCTCGGCCTGTACCGCCTCCAGCGCCACGACAGGCGCACCATCGGCATGCACTGGCAGATCCACAAGGACAGCCGCAACCACTACCAGGTGGCCGCCCGCAGGGGCGAGAAGCTGCCCGTCGCGATCGCCTTCGGCTGCCCGCCGGCCGTCACGTACGCCTCGACGGCGCCGCTGCCCGGTGACATGGACGAGTACATGCTGGCCGGGTTCATCCAGGGCAAGCGCGTCGAGATGGTCGACTGCAAGACGGTCCCGCTCCAGGTGCCGGCGCACGCGGAGGTCGTCATCGAGGGCTGGCTGGAGCCCGGCGAGATGCTTCCCGAGGGCCCCTTCGGCGACCACACCGGCTTCTACACGCCGCAGGAGCCGTTCCCCGCACTGAAGATCGACTGCGTGACGATGCGGAGGCGGCCGCTGCTCCAGTCGATCGTGGTCGGCCGCCCGCCGACGGAGGACGGCCCGCTGGGCCGCGCGACGGAGAGGTTCTTCCTCCCCCTCCTCAAGGTGATCGTCCCGGACATCGTCGACTACCACCTTCCGGAGTCGGGCGGCTTCCACAACTGCGCGATCGTCTCGATCGACAAGAAGTACCCGAAGCACGCGCAGAAGGTCATGCACGCCATCTGGGGCGCGCACATGATGTCCCTGACGAAGCTGATCGTCGTCGTGGACAAGGACTGTGACGTCCACGACCTGCACGAGGTGTCCTGGCGGGCCCTCGGCAACACCGACTACGCCCGTGACCTCACCGTCGTCGAGGGCCCGGTCGACCACCTCGACCACGCCTCCTACCAGCAGTTCTGGGGCGGCAAGGCGGGCATAGACGCCACGCGGAAGCTGCCCGAGGAGGGCTACACACGGGACGGGGGCTGGCCCGAGATGGTGGTGTCCGATCCGGAGACCGCCTCGAAGGTCGACCGCCGCTGGAAGGAGTACGGACTGTGA
- the mqnP gene encoding menaquinone biosynthesis prenyltransferase MqnP — protein MSSASAAIPQPGRTKAFLRLVMIEHSVFALPFAYIASLSAMFQLDKDIHWGRLLLVTICMVGLRTFAMAANRIIDREIDARNPRTAHRELVTGAVSVKSAWTGALIALAVFLGAAALLNPLCLALAPVAVIPMVVYPYGKRFTNFPQAILGLAQAMGPVGAWIAITGEWSWQAVILGLAVGVWIGGFDLIYACQDVETDREVGVMSVPARFGIPAAIRGARGCHLVTTGLFAWYAASTGAGVFFWLGLAIVAGAFVYEHSIVKPHDLSRLNRAFFQVNGFIGIALFVCALLDLLVRGLTV, from the coding sequence GTGAGCAGCGCCTCCGCAGCGATCCCCCAGCCGGGGCGCACCAAAGCGTTTCTCAGGCTCGTCATGATCGAGCACTCCGTCTTCGCGCTGCCCTTCGCCTACATCGCCTCCCTGTCCGCGATGTTCCAGCTGGACAAGGACATCCACTGGGGGCGGCTGCTCCTGGTCACCATCTGCATGGTGGGGCTGCGGACGTTCGCCATGGCGGCGAACCGCATCATCGACCGCGAGATCGACGCCCGTAACCCGCGCACCGCCCACCGCGAGCTGGTGACGGGCGCGGTGTCCGTGAAGTCCGCGTGGACGGGCGCGCTGATCGCGCTCGCCGTGTTCCTCGGCGCGGCCGCCCTGCTCAACCCGCTGTGTCTGGCGCTCGCGCCCGTCGCGGTGATCCCGATGGTCGTCTATCCGTACGGCAAGCGGTTCACGAACTTCCCGCAGGCGATCCTCGGCCTCGCCCAGGCGATGGGCCCGGTCGGCGCCTGGATCGCGATCACCGGTGAGTGGTCGTGGCAGGCCGTGATCCTCGGGCTCGCGGTGGGTGTCTGGATCGGCGGGTTCGATCTGATCTACGCCTGTCAGGACGTGGAGACCGACCGCGAGGTCGGCGTGATGTCGGTGCCCGCGCGGTTCGGCATCCCGGCCGCGATTCGGGGCGCGCGCGGCTGCCACCTGGTGACCACGGGCCTCTTCGCCTGGTACGCCGCGTCCACCGGCGCGGGGGTGTTCTTCTGGCTCGGTCTCGCGATCGTGGCGGGTGCCTTCGTGTACGAGCACTCCATCGTGAAGCCGCACGACCTGTCCCGGCTCAACCGCGCCTTCTTCCAGGTGAACGGCTTCATCGGCATCGCCCTCTTCGTCTGTGCGCTGCTCGATCTGCTCGTGCGCGGGCTCACGGTCTAG
- a CDS encoding UbiX family flavin prenyltransferase, whose protein sequence is MHSVKAGDTRRKPWIVGVSGASGTPYAASVLRALLAAGEGVDLVVSRASRLTLLDETGISFRDAHWRDDLRQWLARGADGKPDTFDVPSRTLDDVRYWAAGDLAAGPSSGSYATKGMLIVPASTACVAGVALGLSKDLLQRSASVTLKEGRRLVVCVRETPLNGQTLKHLVSLDEAGASVLPASPAFYAGATHIQDLVDFVAGRVLDAAGVPHSLYRRWKGELGGASSAD, encoded by the coding sequence CTGCACAGCGTGAAGGCAGGAGATACGCGGCGTAAGCCTTGGATCGTGGGGGTGTCGGGCGCCTCGGGGACCCCGTACGCCGCCTCCGTGCTGCGCGCGCTGCTCGCGGCGGGCGAGGGCGTGGACCTCGTCGTGTCGCGTGCCTCGCGGCTGACGCTGCTCGACGAGACCGGCATCTCCTTCCGGGACGCGCACTGGCGGGACGATCTGCGGCAGTGGCTCGCGCGCGGCGCGGACGGGAAGCCGGACACCTTCGACGTGCCGTCGCGGACGCTGGACGACGTGCGGTACTGGGCGGCCGGTGATCTCGCGGCGGGCCCGTCGTCGGGGTCGTACGCGACGAAGGGGATGCTGATCGTGCCGGCGTCCACGGCGTGCGTGGCCGGGGTGGCGCTCGGTCTCTCGAAGGACCTGCTCCAGCGGTCGGCGAGCGTGACGCTCAAGGAAGGCCGACGGCTCGTGGTCTGCGTACGCGAGACTCCGCTGAACGGTCAGACGCTGAAGCACTTGGTGAGCCTGGACGAGGCGGGCGCGAGTGTGCTGCCCGCCTCTCCGGCGTTCTACGCGGGGGCGACGCACATCCAGGATCTGGTGGACTTCGTCGCCGGGCGGGTGCTGGACGCGGCGGGTGTGCCGCACAGCCTGTACCGCCGGTGGAAAGGGGAGCTGGGGGGCGCTTCCAGTGCCGACTGA
- a CDS encoding Lrp/AsnC family transcriptional regulator has translation MDAVDRQLIQALRENGRASYAELGRLVGLSGPSVTDRINRLEAAGVITGYRATVDSASLGLGVIALIGISLSDAADHEDVARRLKDLHEIEDCWFIAGDDSYMLKVRASDVDGLEKTIRRLSGTRGVSRTRTTIVLSTKWENRVGELPEEE, from the coding sequence ATGGACGCCGTGGACAGGCAGCTCATCCAGGCCCTGCGGGAGAACGGCCGGGCCTCGTACGCCGAACTCGGGCGGCTCGTGGGCCTCTCCGGGCCGAGCGTCACGGACCGGATCAACCGCCTCGAAGCGGCCGGTGTCATCACCGGCTACCGCGCGACCGTCGACTCCGCGTCGCTGGGCCTCGGCGTCATCGCCCTCATCGGCATCTCGCTCTCGGACGCCGCCGACCACGAGGACGTGGCGCGACGCCTGAAGGACCTGCACGAGATCGAGGACTGCTGGTTCATCGCGGGCGACGACTCGTACATGCTCAAGGTGCGGGCGAGCGACGTGGACGGCCTGGAGAAGACGATCCGCCGGCTCAGCGGCACGCGGGGCGTCTCCCGGACGCGTACGACCATCGTGCTCTCCACGAAGTGGGAGAACAGGGTCGGGGAGCTGCCCGAGGAGGAGTGA
- the mqnE gene encoding aminofutalosine synthase MqnE produces the protein MDAGLKRDLEQKVRDGERLSREDGIALYESDDLAWLGGLAHEVRTRKNGDVVHFNVNRHLNMTNVCTASCAYCSFQRKPGEKDAYTMRIEEAVRLAKAMEGENLTELHIVNGLHPNLPWRYYPRSLSELKKALPNVSLKAFTATEIHHFETISGMSASDILDELIEAGLESLTGGGAEIFDWEVRQHIVDHRTHWEDWSRIHRLAHEKGLKTPCTMLYGHIEEPRHRVDHVLRLRELQDETNGFQVFIPLRYQHDFVDMKDGKVRNRLQARTTMASGAEALKTFAVSRLLFDNVPHVKVFWVMHGLHTTQLALQHGADDMDGSVVEYKITHDADNFGTPNKLTREDLLDLIREAGFRPVERNTRYEAIREYEGPDPLLRETPQAMRV, from the coding sequence ATGGACGCAGGTCTCAAGCGCGATCTTGAGCAGAAGGTCCGGGACGGTGAGCGGCTGTCCCGCGAGGACGGCATCGCGCTGTACGAGTCGGACGACCTCGCCTGGCTCGGCGGCCTCGCCCACGAGGTCCGTACGCGCAAGAACGGCGACGTCGTGCACTTTAACGTCAACCGTCACCTCAACATGACGAACGTGTGCACCGCGTCGTGCGCGTACTGCTCGTTCCAGCGCAAGCCGGGCGAGAAGGACGCGTACACGATGCGCATCGAGGAGGCCGTCCGCCTCGCCAAGGCGATGGAGGGCGAGAACCTCACCGAGCTGCACATCGTCAACGGCCTGCACCCGAACCTGCCGTGGCGCTACTACCCGCGTTCGCTGAGCGAGCTGAAGAAGGCCCTCCCGAACGTGTCCCTGAAGGCCTTCACGGCCACGGAGATCCACCACTTCGAGACGATCTCCGGCATGTCGGCCTCCGACATCCTGGACGAGCTGATCGAGGCGGGCCTGGAGTCGCTGACCGGCGGCGGCGCGGAGATCTTCGACTGGGAGGTCCGCCAGCACATCGTCGACCACCGCACCCACTGGGAGGACTGGTCGCGCATCCACCGCCTCGCGCACGAGAAGGGTCTGAAGACCCCGTGCACGATGCTGTACGGCCACATCGAGGAGCCGCGTCACCGCGTCGACCACGTCCTTCGCCTGCGTGAGCTCCAGGACGAGACGAACGGCTTCCAGGTCTTCATCCCGCTGCGCTACCAGCACGACTTCGTGGACATGAAGGACGGCAAGGTCAGGAACCGCCTCCAGGCGCGCACGACCATGGCATCCGGCGCCGAGGCGCTGAAGACCTTCGCGGTCTCGCGCCTCCTCTTCGACAACGTCCCGCACGTCAAGGTCTTCTGGGTCATGCACGGCCTGCACACCACGCAGCTCGCGCTCCAGCACGGCGCGGACGACATGGACGGCTCGGTCGTCGAGTACAAGATCACGCACGACGCGGACAACTTCGGCACGCCGAACAAGCTGACCCGCGAGGACCTCCTCGACCTGATCCGCGAGGCCGGCTTCCGTCCGGTCGAGCGGAACACCCGCTACGAGGCGATCCGGGAGTACGAAGGGCCGGACCCGCTGCTGCGCGAGACGCCGCAGGCGATGCGGGTCTGA
- a CDS encoding DUF4229 domain-containing protein, translating to MLRYTLMRLGIFVGCLLVVGGLVYSGILPRGLGDSNVLWVLLLALVVSAPISFVVLRKERDRASEQVVAKVDRAKATLEANRTQEDLADDLARAQRS from the coding sequence ATGCTCCGCTACACGCTGATGCGCCTCGGGATCTTCGTGGGTTGCCTCTTGGTCGTCGGGGGCCTCGTCTACTCCGGGATCCTGCCGCGCGGACTCGGTGACTCGAACGTGCTGTGGGTACTGCTGCTCGCGCTGGTCGTCTCCGCCCCCATCAGCTTCGTGGTGCTCCGCAAGGAGCGTGACCGCGCCTCGGAGCAGGTCGTCGCCAAGGTCGACCGCGCCAAGGCCACCCTGGAGGCGAACCGCACCCAGGAGGACCTCGCGGACGACCTGGCGCGCGCTCAGCGCTCGTAA
- a CDS encoding dicarboxylate/amino acid:cation symporter produces MSANSATPADKAGDTEKPESRFRISKYLKMPFWAQILGGLVLGVLLGWLARSQDISWLVTTLSKVGDTFIGLLKLAVAPLVFFAILVSITNLRKVNNAARLATRTLLWFMITSLIAVAIGLAIGLLTNPGSGTGLTPKDGKAPDHAGSWIDFLTGIIPTDVITPFTELNVLQIVFMAAVAGVAVLKIGDKAQPILELSESVLALLQKALWWVIKLSPIGTVGLIGFAIADYGWNLISKYATFTADIYIGCALVMFGVYPLLLAFVAKVNPLQFFKGAWPAIQLAFVSRSSVGTMPVTQKVTERLGVPKEYTSFAVPFGATTKMDGCAAIYPSIAAIFVAQIFDVNLGIKEYLLIAFVSVVGSAATAGLTGATVMLTLTLSTLGLPMEGVGLLLAIDPVLDMMRTATNVAGQALVPVIVAAREKILDREAYESASASPIDDFDESPRAVPAAA; encoded by the coding sequence GTGTCCGCGAATTCCGCGACGCCCGCCGACAAGGCGGGCGACACCGAGAAGCCCGAGTCCCGCTTCCGGATATCCAAGTACCTCAAGATGCCCTTCTGGGCGCAGATCCTCGGCGGCCTGGTCCTCGGCGTGCTGCTCGGCTGGCTCGCCCGCAGCCAGGACATCTCCTGGCTGGTCACCACCCTCTCCAAGGTCGGCGACACCTTCATCGGTCTGCTGAAGCTCGCGGTCGCCCCGCTCGTCTTCTTCGCCATCCTGGTGTCCATCACCAACCTGCGGAAGGTCAACAACGCCGCGCGTCTGGCCACCCGCACCCTGCTGTGGTTCATGATCACGTCGCTGATCGCGGTGGCCATCGGCCTCGCCATCGGCCTGCTCACCAACCCGGGCTCCGGCACCGGCCTCACCCCGAAGGACGGCAAGGCCCCCGACCACGCGGGCTCCTGGATCGACTTCCTGACCGGGATCATCCCGACGGACGTCATCACGCCCTTCACCGAGCTGAACGTGCTCCAGATCGTCTTCATGGCCGCCGTCGCCGGCGTCGCCGTACTGAAGATCGGCGACAAGGCCCAGCCGATCCTGGAACTCTCCGAATCGGTCCTGGCGCTGCTCCAGAAGGCCCTGTGGTGGGTCATCAAGCTCTCCCCGATCGGCACTGTCGGCCTCATCGGCTTCGCCATCGCGGACTACGGCTGGAACCTCATCAGCAAGTACGCGACGTTCACCGCGGACATCTACATCGGCTGCGCCCTGGTGATGTTCGGCGTCTACCCGCTGCTGCTCGCGTTCGTCGCCAAGGTCAACCCGCTCCAGTTCTTCAAGGGCGCCTGGCCCGCGATCCAGCTGGCGTTCGTCTCCCGGTCCTCGGTCGGCACCATGCCGGTCACCCAGAAGGTCACCGAGCGCCTCGGCGTCCCGAAGGAGTACACGTCCTTCGCGGTGCCCTTCGGCGCCACGACCAAGATGGACGGCTGCGCCGCGATCTACCCGTCGATCGCCGCGATCTTCGTCGCGCAGATCTTCGACGTGAACCTCGGCATCAAGGAGTACCTGCTCATCGCGTTCGTGTCGGTGGTGGGCTCGGCGGCGACGGCCGGTCTGACCGGCGCCACGGTCATGCTGACGCTGACCCTCTCCACGCTCGGTCTGCCGATGGAGGGCGTGGGCCTGCTGCTCGCCATCGACCCCGTCCTGGACATGATGCGCACCGCCACGAACGTGGCCGGGCAGGCGCTGGTCCCCGTGATCGTCGCGGCCCGCGAGAAGATCCTCGACCGGGAGGCGTACGAGAGCGCCTCGGCGTCGCCGATCGACGACTTCGACGAGTCGCCGCGGGCGGTGCCCGCGGCCGCGTGA